From Butyricimonas paravirosa, one genomic window encodes:
- the pstS gene encoding phosphate ABC transporter substrate-binding protein PstS — protein sequence MKNLLILILAIAIASCGNSKKNKESESKKMNIAAAGATFPLPFYNLAFKTYQEKTGNAVTYGGIGSGGGIRSLKDKIVDFGGSDAYLSDAEMQEMPYATVHIPTCMGAVVMAYNLPEVKELKLSGEVVADIYLGKITKWNDAKIQELNPGVTLPDKELTPVYRSDGSGTTFVFSDYLTKVSNDWKENVGTGKSLKWPAGLAAKGNPGVAGTISQTPGAIGYVGSEYAFSLNIPMAQMKNSSGNFITPNTESISAAAKGEMPADTRTMITNSSAPDAYPISCFTWIILYKEQAYANRTLAQAQATVKLLDWMLSPEAQALTTKVHYSPLPQSAVANAKTLLNSISFEGKKVLN from the coding sequence ATGAAAAATTTATTGATCCTTATTTTAGCTATCGCTATTGCATCTTGCGGGAACTCGAAGAAGAACAAAGAGTCCGAAAGCAAAAAAATGAACATCGCTGCAGCCGGGGCTACTTTCCCCTTACCATTCTACAACCTAGCATTCAAGACCTACCAAGAGAAAACGGGTAACGCCGTGACTTACGGGGGTATTGGTAGTGGTGGTGGTATCAGAAGCCTGAAAGACAAGATTGTTGATTTCGGGGGATCGGATGCCTACCTGTCTGATGCTGAGATGCAAGAGATGCCCTACGCAACGGTACACATCCCGACTTGTATGGGAGCCGTGGTTATGGCTTACAATTTACCGGAAGTGAAAGAATTAAAACTTTCCGGAGAAGTTGTTGCCGACATCTATCTGGGCAAAATCACCAAATGGAATGATGCTAAAATTCAGGAATTAAATCCCGGAGTAACTCTTCCGGACAAAGAATTAACCCCGGTATACCGTTCAGACGGTAGCGGAACCACCTTCGTTTTCAGTGATTACTTGACGAAAGTAAGCAATGATTGGAAAGAAAACGTGGGTACAGGTAAATCATTGAAATGGCCGGCAGGCTTGGCAGCTAAAGGTAATCCCGGTGTAGCCGGAACAATCAGCCAAACCCCCGGAGCGATCGGATACGTAGGATCAGAGTACGCATTTTCTCTGAACATCCCGATGGCCCAGATGAAGAACTCTTCCGGTAATTTCATCACACCGAACACGGAAAGTATTTCCGCGGCAGCAAAAGGTGAAATGCCGGCAGATACTCGTACCATGATCACGAACTCTTCCGCACCGGACGCTTACCCCATCAGTTGTTTCACCTGGATTATCCTTTACAAGGAACAAGCTTATGCAAACAGAACCCTAGCACAAGCACAAGCAACCGTGAAATTACTCGATTGGATGTTAAGCCCGGAAGCACAAGCATTGACTACAAAAGTTCATTACTCACCCCTTCCTCAATCAGCCGTGGCTAACGCCAAAACACTATTAAACTCTATAAGTTTCGAGGGCAAAAAAGTCCTGAATTAA
- the pstC gene encoding phosphate ABC transporter permease subunit PstC — translation MRDLIFKRLLSICCILILLISAGMIYSLVSGSIPALSHYGFFQFIGSTEWDPHPDRETYGALSFIVGTLLTSFLALIFCIPFSLPVALFTGEFFRGKKIATFISSIIDLLAGIPSIVYGLWGFYTFRPIIIEMGVNSQGFGVLTSSIILAIMIIPYASSLSGEFISMVPNELKEAAYSLGATRYEVIRTVTFPSAGSGVFASYILALGRALGETMAVTMLIGNTNNLPTSLADTGNTMASIIANQFGEADGLKLSSLIAIGLLLFLITAIINLVAKLIIKKLN, via the coding sequence ATGCGTGATCTTATTTTTAAACGGCTACTCTCTATTTGTTGTATCCTGATTCTACTGATTAGTGCCGGCATGATCTATTCACTGGTCAGCGGCTCGATCCCGGCTCTCAGCCATTACGGATTCTTCCAGTTTATCGGATCAACAGAATGGGATCCCCATCCGGACAGAGAAACTTATGGAGCCCTTTCCTTTATCGTGGGAACCCTCCTAACCTCTTTTCTGGCACTTATATTCTGTATCCCATTTTCTCTGCCCGTGGCACTTTTCACGGGTGAATTCTTTCGAGGTAAAAAAATTGCCACGTTCATCAGTTCCATTATAGATTTACTCGCGGGAATTCCCTCGATCGTGTACGGATTATGGGGATTTTATACCTTCCGCCCGATCATCATCGAGATGGGTGTCAATTCACAAGGATTCGGAGTATTGACCTCATCCATTATTCTGGCAATCATGATCATCCCCTATGCATCCTCCCTCAGTGGCGAGTTCATATCCATGGTTCCCAACGAACTGAAAGAGGCTGCATATAGTTTGGGAGCCACCCGCTACGAGGTGATCAGAACAGTCACTTTTCCCTCTGCCGGTTCCGGAGTATTTGCCAGCTATATCCTAGCCCTGGGACGGGCTCTTGGAGAAACCATGGCAGTAACCATGCTTATCGGCAACACGAATAACCTGCCCACCTCACTGGCAGACACGGGTAACACGATGGCCAGTATCATCGCGAACCAGTTCGGAGAGGCAGACGGGTTAAAATTAAGCTCCTTGATTGCCATCGGGTTACTATTATTCCTGATCACGGCAATCATCAATCTAGTAGCAAAACTCATCATCAAGAAACTTAATTGA
- a CDS encoding phosphate signaling complex PhoU family protein gives MTTIREKYLEKIKEDFEVLSTIVLQQMELVITATHDNKDGKLYTKIEHNEVIIDGLEVKIRDEVINSIVLYCPRASDCRKIMSYHDMTAYLERIGDLLLNIADFLREVELQGSLYASFHPTILLQLETVKKMTQNAIFAFTCEDENLAKEIIRTDDLVDNNHKEIIHGIPLHFVGKTIKDQDMLDALSLSGMSYNIERIGDNATNIAEAAIYLMEGKNAKHIHNN, from the coding sequence ATGACTACCATAAGAGAAAAATACCTGGAAAAGATTAAAGAAGACTTTGAAGTCTTATCCACCATCGTACTACAACAGATGGAACTCGTTATCACCGCAACCCACGACAACAAAGACGGTAAATTATACACGAAGATCGAACATAATGAAGTTATCATTGACGGTCTGGAAGTAAAAATCAGGGATGAAGTCATCAACTCCATCGTACTTTACTGCCCCAGAGCCAGTGATTGCCGAAAGATCATGTCCTATCATGATATGACAGCCTATCTGGAACGCATCGGTGACCTGTTGCTCAATATTGCCGACTTCCTCCGGGAAGTTGAATTACAGGGTTCCCTTTACGCATCTTTCCACCCAACCATTTTATTACAATTGGAAACGGTAAAAAAAATGACACAAAATGCTATCTTTGCCTTTACGTGTGAAGACGAGAATTTGGCAAAAGAGATTATCCGGACGGATGACCTCGTGGACAACAACCACAAAGAAATCATTCACGGGATACCTCTTCACTTTGTCGGCAAAACGATCAAAGATCAAGATATGCTGGATGCCCTTTCCCTTAGTGGGATGTCATACAACATTGAACGAATCGGGGACAACGCCACAAACATTGCTGAAGCGGCCATTTACTTGATGGAAGGGAAGAACGCAAAACATATTCATAACAACTAA
- a CDS encoding DUF3822 family protein, protein MQSIYFVDSNFTYESSKKSILSIRYATDGFSFCVHDETEKLVVFVHEPYAADSREAAVDRLKNYVVNDAILNLRFKKVYIMPCFKEKLLVPGAFFDKANIATLYTVNQEVAPDDTILYHHIEGIEAYLVETVISSFHDFVREHFSVVQIVNGAYPFILGAMAKALRDTEQIFLDIQDNYFDLLFIRDSGIQLFNTFSYKAMTDIVYFLLNCIKECGINQEKAHLSICGPALKDNKLKELLSLYLPNPYFAKEPLLNGILHDKEFNSSHFTHLLNLHRCGL, encoded by the coding sequence ATGCAGAGCATTTATTTTGTTGACTCCAATTTTACTTACGAATCATCTAAGAAATCGATATTATCCATCCGTTATGCAACGGATGGATTTTCATTTTGCGTGCATGATGAAACGGAAAAGCTAGTCGTGTTTGTACACGAACCCTATGCAGCGGATTCCAGAGAGGCCGCCGTGGACAGGTTAAAAAATTACGTGGTGAATGATGCGATCTTGAACCTTCGTTTCAAGAAAGTATATATCATGCCGTGTTTCAAGGAAAAACTACTGGTTCCGGGAGCCTTTTTCGACAAGGCCAATATTGCCACCCTTTACACGGTCAACCAAGAAGTAGCACCGGATGACACGATCCTCTACCACCACATAGAGGGGATAGAAGCCTATCTCGTGGAGACGGTTATTTCATCGTTTCATGATTTTGTACGGGAACATTTTTCCGTGGTTCAAATCGTGAACGGGGCATACCCTTTTATACTAGGTGCCATGGCCAAAGCACTACGAGACACGGAGCAAATCTTCCTAGACATTCAGGACAATTATTTTGATCTGTTATTTATCCGGGACTCCGGCATTCAGCTATTTAACACGTTTAGTTACAAAGCGATGACTGACATCGTGTACTTTTTATTAAATTGTATCAAAGAGTGCGGAATCAACCAGGAGAAAGCACATCTTTCGATATGCGGCCCGGCGCTCAAAGATAATAAACTGAAAGAGCTACTTTCGCTCTATCTCCCGAATCCCTATTTTGCTAAAGAACCCCTGTTAAACGGCATTCTTCACGATAAAGAATTCAACAGTTCTCATTTTACTCACTTGTTAAATCTTCATCGATGCGGATTATAA
- the pstA gene encoding phosphate ABC transporter permease PstA — MSSLRYRTIKNKVFFYTTCFLASLTVIPLFAIIWELIKKGYKQINWNFFTESAPSTLDAMLARGTGDIIPGGIANGITGTLLMVVLAAIIAIPIGIMVGIHLSEHPKTKFSNITRFLTDLIQGSPSIVIGIIAYAWVVKPLGSYSALAGSVALSIMMLPLIVRSTEETLKMLPGSLKEAGLALGASYTSVILKVLLPAAFGGLFTGILLAISRVMGETAPLMLTALGSTAINWDVLKPTSAVPLLIWEFYNDPNLIDMIWSSSLFLLMLILTLNIIAKQIAKKWRVQ, encoded by the coding sequence ATGAGTAGTTTAAGATATAGAACGATAAAAAACAAGGTCTTTTTCTACACGACCTGTTTTCTGGCCTCTCTGACGGTAATCCCGTTATTCGCCATCATCTGGGAATTGATCAAAAAAGGCTACAAACAGATTAATTGGAACTTTTTCACGGAGAGCGCTCCAAGTACTTTGGACGCCATGCTGGCCAGAGGTACGGGAGACATTATTCCGGGCGGAATTGCAAACGGAATTACCGGAACATTACTCATGGTTGTCCTAGCCGCAATTATTGCTATCCCTATTGGAATCATGGTCGGCATCCACCTCTCGGAACACCCGAAGACCAAATTTTCGAACATCACTCGTTTCTTGACAGATCTGATTCAAGGTAGCCCTTCCATCGTAATCGGCATTATCGCTTATGCCTGGGTCGTGAAACCCCTAGGTAGTTATTCCGCCCTCGCGGGAAGTGTCGCCCTTAGTATCATGATGCTCCCGTTAATCGTGCGTTCCACGGAAGAGACGTTAAAGATGCTCCCGGGAAGTTTGAAAGAGGCCGGACTTGCATTAGGAGCCTCCTACACCAGTGTCATTCTGAAAGTATTGTTACCCGCAGCCTTCGGGGGATTGTTCACGGGTATCTTGCTAGCTATTTCCCGGGTTATGGGAGAAACCGCTCCCCTGATGTTAACAGCCTTGGGTAGCACCGCCATCAACTGGGACGTGTTGAAACCCACGAGTGCGGTTCCCTTGTTGATCTGGGAGTTTTACAATGACCCGAACCTGATCGACATGATCTGGAGTTCCTCCCTCTTCCTGTTAATGTTAATTCTAACCCTCAATATTATAGCAAAACAAATTGCAAAAAAATGGAGAGTTCAATAA
- a CDS encoding RsmD family RNA methyltransferase: MRIISGTHKGKIITPDKNFKARPTTDFAKENLFNVLNNYIDIEDASVLDLFAGTGSISYEFASRGAGKIVSIELNYNHYAFIKKTAVQLGFKNMTIFKTDVFIACKKLNGTTFDIIFADPPYNLEKINEIPAAIFNNDLLAPDGIAIIEHPSTVDFSSEPNFFEHRRYGSVNFSIFKRQ; encoded by the coding sequence ATGCGGATTATAAGCGGTACACACAAAGGTAAAATCATCACACCCGACAAAAATTTCAAAGCCCGTCCGACAACGGATTTTGCCAAAGAGAATTTATTTAATGTCCTCAACAATTATATAGATATTGAGGATGCCTCCGTACTGGATCTTTTTGCAGGAACGGGAAGTATCAGTTACGAATTCGCATCCCGGGGTGCAGGAAAAATAGTTTCTATCGAACTGAACTATAACCATTACGCCTTTATAAAAAAGACGGCCGTCCAATTGGGATTCAAGAATATGACCATTTTCAAAACAGACGTGTTTATCGCTTGTAAAAAACTGAACGGAACGACCTTTGACATCATTTTCGCGGACCCTCCTTACAACCTGGAAAAAATCAACGAGATTCCGGCTGCCATTTTCAATAACGATCTACTGGCCCCGGACGGAATCGCCATTATCGAACACCCCAGCACCGTGGACTTCTCCTCGGAACCCAACTTTTTCGAACACCGCCGGTACGGTAGTGTTAATTTCTCGATCTTCAAAAGACAATAA
- the pstB gene encoding phosphate ABC transporter ATP-binding protein PstB — protein MVITNPILQLKKVSISYTPGKNAVEEVSADIAEKKITAIMGPSGCGKSTLLRAINRMHELYPDIKTTGEILLNGKNILKTNPMEVRRMAGMVFQRPNPFPTMSIYDNVIAGYKLNGISLPKQEKDQLVEESLKNVGLWDEVKDSLFKKGTFLSGGQQQRLCIARALSLKPKVLLMDEPTSALDPIATNRIEELLLDLKNEFTILIVTHNMSQAARISDYSMFMYLGHLIEYDETQKMFTNPSDKRTEEYLTGQFG, from the coding sequence ATGGTTATCACAAATCCTATATTACAACTTAAAAAAGTTTCCATTTCGTACACCCCGGGAAAAAACGCGGTAGAAGAAGTTAGCGCAGATATTGCAGAAAAGAAAATCACGGCTATCATGGGCCCCTCCGGATGTGGAAAGAGTACCTTGTTACGGGCGATCAACCGGATGCACGAATTGTACCCGGACATCAAGACCACGGGAGAGATTCTCCTGAACGGGAAAAATATATTAAAGACAAACCCCATGGAAGTACGACGCATGGCGGGAATGGTATTCCAACGCCCGAACCCGTTCCCCACGATGAGCATTTATGACAACGTGATTGCCGGGTATAAATTGAACGGGATTTCTCTTCCCAAGCAGGAAAAAGACCAGTTAGTAGAGGAAAGCCTTAAAAACGTGGGGTTATGGGACGAAGTGAAAGACTCCCTATTCAAGAAAGGGACCTTCCTTTCCGGTGGTCAGCAGCAACGGCTATGCATTGCCCGGGCTCTTTCACTAAAACCGAAGGTTTTACTAATGGATGAACCGACCTCAGCCTTGGACCCGATTGCCACCAATCGAATCGAAGAGTTGTTGCTGGATCTGAAAAACGAATTCACAATCTTGATTGTCACACATAATATGTCACAAGCTGCCCGTATATCGGATTACTCGATGTTCATGTACCTCGGTCATTTAATCGAATACGACGAAACCCAGAAGATGTTCACAAACCCAAGTGACAAACGCACGGAAGAGTACTTGACGGGGCAATTCGGATAA
- a CDS encoding porin: MKRILISVVLAAICLSSFGQKQEEKKKFQIKGQPIVTVFANYHAGIGNANKESGFALDRAYLGYQFSLTEKLSGKVVFDMGSTKVSGSDLERVAYIKNAMLSWKTGNFTLDFGLIGLEQFNVQEKFWGYRYIMKSFQDEYKFGSSADMGILGKYKFTKWLSADITISNGEGYKKLNGDNKYRYAVGATILPVKNLTLRAYYDLASKNIEGDETKDQQNLAFFAGYKHELFSIGAEYNQMYNTKFKEDNDQSGFSVYSTIKLEDQFNLFGRYDNLGSKDDWSSADGQRILVGVQYAPIKQLKIAPNFSTWNPRDGKSSSFVYLNIEFKL; the protein is encoded by the coding sequence ATGAAAAGGATTTTAATTAGTGTGGTTTTAGCTGCTATTTGTTTAAGTAGTTTCGGGCAGAAACAAGAAGAAAAGAAGAAATTCCAAATCAAGGGACAACCGATTGTTACCGTTTTCGCGAACTATCATGCCGGAATTGGAAATGCAAATAAAGAATCCGGATTCGCTCTTGATCGTGCTTATCTTGGGTACCAATTCTCCTTGACAGAAAAATTAAGCGGAAAAGTTGTTTTTGACATGGGTTCCACCAAAGTTTCAGGTTCCGACCTCGAAAGAGTGGCGTATATCAAGAATGCCATGTTAAGCTGGAAGACGGGTAATTTCACGCTGGATTTCGGTTTGATCGGTTTGGAGCAATTCAACGTACAGGAAAAATTCTGGGGATACCGTTATATCATGAAATCCTTCCAAGACGAGTATAAATTCGGTTCCAGCGCAGATATGGGTATCTTGGGTAAATACAAATTTACAAAATGGCTCTCTGCCGACATCACGATCAGCAACGGGGAAGGTTACAAAAAATTGAACGGTGACAACAAATACAGGTATGCCGTGGGAGCAACAATTCTTCCCGTTAAAAATTTGACTCTTCGCGCTTATTACGATCTTGCCAGTAAGAACATTGAAGGAGACGAGACGAAAGATCAACAGAATTTAGCCTTCTTCGCCGGTTACAAACACGAGTTATTCTCCATCGGAGCTGAATACAACCAAATGTATAACACCAAGTTCAAGGAAGACAACGACCAATCCGGATTCTCCGTTTATTCTACTATCAAGCTGGAAGATCAATTCAACCTCTTCGGAAGATATGATAACCTAGGTTCCAAAGATGATTGGAGCAGTGCTGACGGACAACGAATCTTAGTAGGTGTTCAATATGCCCCGATCAAACAACTAAAAATCGCCCCGAATTTTTCCACTTGGAACCCAAGAGACGGTAAATCAAGCTCTTTCGTCTATCTAAACATCGAATTCAAGTTGTAA
- a CDS encoding response regulator transcription factor: MDKQRMLVVDDEEDLREILKFNLESEGYLVDTAPSAEEALKMLTEEYDLILLDVMMGGMSGFKMAEKLRKDLHNSTPIIFLTAKDTENDMLTGFNIGGDDYISKPFSIKEVSARVKAVLKRAGSLNAANKKQVIDIGEMHIDLSTKCVSIHDRLIPITKKEFEILNMLAQSPGKIFSREDILNKVWSDDSYVLERTVDVHITRLRKKLGEQGKHIANRSGYGYCVEL; encoded by the coding sequence ATGGATAAACAACGGATGTTAGTGGTTGACGATGAAGAGGACCTGAGAGAAATTTTAAAATTCAACTTGGAGAGCGAAGGTTACCTAGTCGACACCGCGCCCTCCGCAGAAGAGGCTCTAAAGATGCTGACCGAGGAATATGATCTAATCCTGCTGGACGTGATGATGGGAGGAATGTCAGGGTTCAAGATGGCGGAGAAACTTCGGAAAGATCTTCACAACTCGACCCCGATCATCTTTCTGACGGCCAAAGACACGGAAAATGACATGCTCACCGGTTTCAATATCGGAGGTGACGATTATATATCCAAACCTTTCTCGATTAAGGAAGTTTCGGCAAGAGTGAAAGCCGTCTTGAAAAGAGCAGGTTCGTTGAATGCTGCCAATAAAAAACAGGTGATCGATATAGGCGAGATGCACATCGATTTAAGCACAAAATGTGTCTCCATCCACGACCGGCTCATCCCGATTACCAAAAAGGAATTTGAAATATTAAACATGCTGGCACAATCTCCCGGAAAAATATTCTCCCGCGAAGACATACTCAATAAAGTATGGAGTGACGACAGCTACGTGCTTGAACGTACCGTCGACGTACACATCACCCGACTGAGAAAAAAACTGGGCGAACAGGGAAAACACATCGCAAATCGTTCCGGGTACGGCTATTGCGTGGAACTTTAA